A portion of the uncultured Bacteroides sp. genome contains these proteins:
- a CDS encoding two-component regulator propeller domain-containing protein gives MLALPVCSTNADIITHLKFKQLSTIDGLPTDEVQKVYQDRDGFVWIATRYGLCLYDGYQTSLYKSNLYTPDLLSNNNIYCLTDDNNHNIWIGTQEGLNVLNKETGVIKKDHYSQIGNNSVSCLLTTGDNTVWVGTDAGLFKYDATADSMLLCSAKITGNVLFNVPIKSLFEDSEGDVWIGTWSSGLYRYSPRSKRFYAYPKMNKRSSAHVVYEDSHKNIWVGAWDEGLFLLKNPKDMKRVSWINFRHQPSNATSLSDNIVYDISEDLNTHSLWIGTRSGLSIMRQSKEGEFINYKSQKSPFQIPCNEINSLLRDRFGNMWLGAIGGGVFMVDTRKPKFNLYSFDATEDDIPTSAVRALFVDHEQSVWLGVGTYGMARHDRKTGQFLYYSRIPEFAGINSMPTVFAIIQRKKTGDVWLGTYDGGVYVYRKGEKVKHYTSENTNFIKYICITSLYEDKKGNCWVGTRNGVGVMRADGSGYLFKKIMVNGENLEYSYIRDIVEDHEGNIWLATANQGAICIQGDLRHPESLTYKSYNLENHKLAAKTALCLHSDARGRLWMGTEGSGLFYYNKEADVFEERNILYNLPGDMVGSIEEDTHGGLWLGTNNGLVKLVVSDNGSKATVRVYTSADGLQDNFFIPKSSFNKDGELFFGGYKGYNSFFPDNMNDSVSDVPFFITDIKIFNRSLKSLDEDLRMRISKKMPSFTDRIELPYQYNNFNIEFASLTYKNPELNKYAYKLEGFDKEWQYTDATRHFAYYNNLKSGTYTFLLRATNENGVWSEQTRKITVVVLPPFWATWWAYTFYFLLLISIVYYLYRVAKNRMILKNQLHLKELEQSKAEELNHAKLQFFTNITHELLTPLTIISATVDELKMQAPQHDDLYAVMGNNIRRLIRLLQQILEFRKAEAGNLKLKVSPGDVAAFVKREAESFLPLVKKQKLHFSVLCDPESIVGYFDPDKLDKIVYNLLSNSAKYNSEGGFVQVNLSYADNKDYILLRIRDNGKGISEAGRKNLFKRFYEGDYRKFNTIGTGIGLSLTKDLVELHGGSISVESELEKGTTFSVTLPIDRSYFKEEEIDEETMPAQKIVSGVEQDLTETNNTHDIKAHSILVLEDNLDLLQLMVKLLGREYNVFTGANGKEGIEVIENEDIDLVVSDIMMPEMDGIELCKFVKSKLEFSHIPVILLTAKNTEEDRAEAYESGADGFISKPFNLTVLHARIKNLLKYKERMARDFKNQLVFEVKDLHYTSLDEEFMQHAIDCVNKHLDDPDFDQLQFIEEMGTSKSTLYKKLKSLTGLNTSAFIRNIRLKAACQIMEEKRSIRVSELAYAVGFNDPKYFSSCFKKEFNMLPTEYIERFLPENHLP, from the coding sequence ATGCTAGCCCTTCCTGTCTGTTCTACTAATGCAGACATCATTACTCATCTTAAATTCAAACAACTCTCTACAATTGATGGTCTGCCTACTGATGAAGTTCAGAAGGTATATCAAGACAGAGATGGCTTTGTGTGGATTGCTACCCGTTATGGCCTTTGCCTGTATGATGGTTATCAAACGAGCCTTTATAAATCGAATCTTTATACCCCTGATTTGCTTTCAAATAATAATATCTACTGTCTGACAGATGATAATAACCACAATATCTGGATTGGTACGCAAGAAGGCCTCAACGTATTGAATAAAGAGACAGGAGTGATAAAGAAAGATCATTATTCGCAGATAGGGAATAATTCAGTTTCTTGCTTACTGACAACCGGAGATAACACTGTCTGGGTAGGTACAGATGCCGGCTTATTTAAATATGATGCAACAGCAGATTCTATGTTGCTTTGCTCTGCAAAGATAACAGGTAACGTGTTATTTAATGTACCGATCAAGTCTTTGTTCGAAGATTCTGAAGGTGATGTTTGGATAGGAACATGGTCTAGCGGTCTTTATCGCTACTCTCCTCGTAGCAAACGATTCTATGCCTATCCAAAAATGAATAAGAGGAGTTCAGCACATGTGGTATACGAAGATAGTCATAAAAATATTTGGGTAGGAGCGTGGGACGAAGGTCTTTTCTTATTGAAGAACCCGAAGGACATGAAGCGTGTGTCGTGGATAAACTTCCGACATCAACCATCAAATGCCACATCTCTGTCCGATAACATTGTTTATGATATCTCCGAAGATCTGAATACTCATTCTTTGTGGATAGGAACGCGTAGTGGCTTGAGCATAATGAGGCAAAGCAAGGAAGGCGAATTTATTAACTACAAATCTCAAAAATCACCTTTCCAGATACCTTGTAACGAAATCAACTCATTGCTGAGAGACCGGTTTGGCAACATGTGGCTAGGTGCTATCGGGGGTGGTGTATTTATGGTAGATACGCGTAAACCGAAATTTAATTTGTATAGCTTCGATGCCACGGAAGATGATATTCCCACAAGTGCAGTCAGAGCACTTTTTGTAGATCACGAACAATCTGTTTGGTTAGGAGTGGGTACTTATGGCATGGCTAGGCACGATAGAAAAACAGGGCAATTTCTCTATTACTCTCGCATCCCCGAGTTTGCCGGAATAAACTCTATGCCAACGGTTTTTGCCATTATTCAGAGAAAAAAGACGGGTGATGTTTGGCTTGGTACGTATGATGGTGGAGTTTATGTTTATCGTAAAGGGGAAAAAGTAAAACACTATACCTCTGAGAATACCAATTTCATAAAATACATTTGCATAACTTCTCTTTACGAAGATAAGAAAGGAAATTGTTGGGTGGGTACGCGCAATGGAGTCGGAGTGATGCGTGCCGACGGAAGTGGCTATCTGTTTAAGAAGATAATGGTCAACGGAGAGAATCTGGAATACTCCTATATAAGGGATATTGTTGAAGATCATGAAGGGAATATTTGGCTGGCAACAGCCAATCAAGGTGCTATTTGCATTCAGGGAGATCTTCGCCATCCTGAATCACTGACTTATAAAAGTTATAATTTAGAGAACCATAAACTGGCAGCCAAAACAGCACTCTGTTTGCATTCCGATGCAAGAGGAAGACTTTGGATGGGTACGGAAGGAAGCGGTCTGTTTTATTATAACAAAGAGGCAGATGTGTTTGAAGAAAGAAATATTCTGTATAATCTTCCGGGAGATATGGTAGGCAGCATTGAAGAAGATACTCATGGCGGCCTATGGCTTGGCACCAATAATGGCCTTGTGAAGTTGGTTGTGTCCGATAATGGGAGTAAAGCCACTGTACGGGTTTACACATCCGCAGATGGACTGCAAGATAATTTCTTTATACCGAAATCATCGTTCAATAAAGATGGAGAATTGTTCTTTGGAGGATACAAAGGTTATAATAGCTTTTTCCCTGATAATATGAACGATAGTGTAAGTGACGTGCCATTCTTCATTACGGATATCAAGATTTTCAATCGTTCGCTGAAGTCGCTCGACGAAGATTTGAGAATGCGTATTTCTAAAAAAATGCCTTCTTTTACCGACAGGATAGAGTTGCCTTATCAATACAATAATTTTAATATTGAGTTTGCCTCACTTACTTATAAGAATCCCGAGCTCAACAAATATGCTTATAAGCTCGAAGGCTTTGATAAAGAGTGGCAATACACAGATGCTACCCGTCACTTTGCTTACTACAACAATCTGAAGAGTGGCACATACACCTTTCTGCTACGTGCCACGAATGAGAACGGTGTTTGGAGTGAACAAACCCGAAAAATAACGGTAGTTGTCCTTCCCCCCTTTTGGGCTACATGGTGGGCCTATACTTTTTATTTTCTTCTTTTGATTTCCATTGTTTACTATCTCTACAGAGTAGCCAAGAACCGAATGATTCTAAAAAATCAATTGCATCTTAAAGAGTTGGAACAATCAAAAGCTGAAGAGCTGAATCATGCTAAACTACAGTTCTTTACCAATATCACGCATGAACTGCTTACCCCTCTGACCATTATTTCGGCTACGGTTGATGAGTTGAAGATGCAAGCTCCGCAGCACGATGATCTATATGCTGTGATGGGCAATAATATTCGTCGCCTGATCCGGTTATTGCAGCAGATTCTGGAATTTCGCAAAGCCGAAGCCGGTAACTTAAAGCTGAAAGTCTCGCCCGGAGACGTGGCTGCTTTCGTTAAGAGAGAAGCCGAAAGTTTCCTACCTTTGGTCAAGAAGCAGAAACTTCATTTCTCCGTGTTGTGTGATCCGGAATCTATTGTAGGCTATTTTGATCCGGACAAACTCGATAAGATTGTTTACAACCTCCTCTCAAATTCTGCTAAGTATAACAGTGAAGGAGGTTTCGTGCAAGTCAACTTGTCTTATGCCGATAATAAAGACTATATCTTACTTCGGATAAGAGATAATGGAAAAGGCATTTCCGAAGCAGGCCGAAAGAATTTGTTCAAGCGTTTTTACGAAGGCGATTATCGTAAGTTCAACACCATTGGTACAGGCATCGGTCTCTCTCTGACTAAGGATCTTGTGGAGTTGCACGGAGGAAGTATCTCTGTGGAGAGTGAGCTAGAGAAAGGTACAACATTCTCTGTAACCTTACCTATAGACCGTTCCTATTTCAAAGAAGAAGAAATAGATGAAGAAACGATGCCTGCTCAGAAAATTGTTTCGGGAGTTGAACAGGATCTGACAGAAACAAACAACACTCACGACATTAAGGCGCATTCTATCTTGGTGCTCGAAGACAATCTGGATCTACTGCAACTCATGGTGAAATTGTTAGGCCGCGAATACAACGTATTTACGGGAGCCAATGGGAAAGAAGGAATAGAAGTGATAGAGAATGAAGATATTGACCTTGTTGTATCCGACATTATGATGCCCGAGATGGATGGTATTGAGCTCTGTAAATTTGTAAAAAGTAAACTCGAATTCAGCCACATTCCCGTTATTCTGCTTACAGCCAAGAATACAGAAGAAGATCGTGCCGAAGCTTATGAATCGGGCGCCGATGGATTTATCAGTAAACCGTTTAACTTGACGGTACTTCATGCACGTATCAAGAATTTGCTCAAATATAAAGAACGCATGGCACGCGATTTCAAAAATCAATTGGTGTTTGAGGTGAAAGATCTTCATTATACCAGTCTCGATGAAGAATTCATGCAACATGCCATTGACTGTGTCAACAAGCACCTTGATGATCCTGATTTTGATCAACTCCAATTCATTGAAGAGATGGGAACAAGCAAATCCACTCTTTATAAAAAGTTGAAGTCTCTCACAGGCCTTAATACCTCTGCTTTTATTCGCAATATCCGCTTGAAAGCTGCCTGCCAGATTATGGAAGAGAAGCGCTCCATTCGTGTGTCCGAACTGGCTTACGCTGTAGGTTTTAACGATCCGAAGTATTTCAGTTCCTGTTTCAAGAAAGAATTCAATATGCTACCTACTGAGTATATCGAACGTTTTCTTCCTGAAAACCACCTCCCATGA
- a CDS encoding TonB-dependent receptor has product MKKQKSICVLSRVFSTLLISLSLFFVSAQWVTLLAQQKTQVTGKVSDSTGEPAIGASVIQKGTSIGTITDIEGNFSLFVSSGSTLQISYIGYVSQEIKAVSGRNLAIKLIEDTKALDEVVVVGYGTQKKSDVTGSVTSVSKDRLGRLPVTNVLQAVQGAAAGVTITQTSSIPGDAPDALVRGRNSINASSGPYVVVDGVPISKSGGTLNDINPNDIESMEILKDASATAIYGTNGANGVILITTKRGNTGKPTIRYNGYLGIEDFTNKLDFCNGEQIIQRYKDYVSQNPGETLFDGYVKNQYESDNYQKGLTTDWIDAVSQTGIIQNHNVNIAGGAENVKYYVSADYIDQKGIIKGFNYKRFSVRTNLDMNVTDYLTVGTNTYIVSHNRDGGRANLLMAEAMSPYAKMYNEDGSYCINPMYSETLFTNPLMWTTTNPERRQFNLNINGYAEMDFGKLLKPLAGLKYKFNGGFAYVPKRTNEYEGKSVNKNSGWGRIKNEETQSYTIENILSYTRDLGKHHVDLTALYAASRKKYQSSTAEAEKFINDDQEWNNMGSAETQKVGSYTDLYTTVSQMGRFNYSYDSCYLFTFTVRRDGSSVFGDNNKYGTFPSVALGWNIARENFMAKANDWLNTLKLRLSYGKAGNEAIGVYQSRMKMESGMLTMNGSSTAALWLNDLMGNNDLSWETTKSFNIGLDFGLWNNRVNGNVDMYFSKTNDLLLKRSLPKISGYNTVYTNMGETFNKGLEVTLNSRNIAKKDFTWNSTLVFSWNKNEIKDLYGDGKDDLGNRWFLGHPISVIYDYVKVGVWQTDEIASGLHKNWDPIAEAGDIKLADISGADGKPDGKIDDYDRKIQGQTTPKWIGGLTNTFTYKDLTLSVFIQTVQGLKKNNSLIGIAGDEMGRRNTTTEVGYWTPENKSNEWRSLRKNSNKHGYEFPSDASFTRIKDITLSYNLPKSAISKIGLDALQMYVSGRNLFTFTDWIGWDPEARQISRGSSSWDSTRGERVYDNSNYPSTKSFVFGINVTF; this is encoded by the coding sequence ATGAAAAAACAAAAAAGTATTTGTGTACTTAGTAGGGTATTTAGTACCTTACTAATTAGTTTAAGCCTTTTCTTTGTGAGTGCGCAGTGGGTAACTCTTCTGGCTCAGCAAAAAACTCAGGTCACAGGAAAGGTGAGTGATAGCACGGGTGAACCTGCCATTGGTGCTAGTGTGATACAAAAAGGTACTTCTATTGGCACTATTACCGATATTGAAGGTAATTTCTCTTTGTTTGTATCTTCGGGCTCTACTCTTCAAATTTCTTATATTGGCTATGTTAGTCAGGAAATAAAAGCTGTAAGTGGAAGAAACCTAGCTATAAAGTTAATAGAAGATACTAAAGCACTTGATGAAGTTGTAGTTGTTGGTTATGGCACACAAAAGAAATCGGATGTGACAGGATCAGTAACCTCAGTCTCGAAAGACCGTTTAGGAAGATTACCGGTTACAAATGTTTTGCAGGCAGTGCAAGGTGCTGCCGCAGGTGTTACTATTACACAAACATCTTCTATTCCGGGTGATGCTCCTGACGCTTTGGTTCGTGGACGTAATTCTATTAATGCTTCTTCCGGACCTTATGTGGTTGTCGACGGTGTGCCTATTAGCAAATCAGGAGGTACTTTGAACGATATTAACCCTAACGATATTGAGTCAATGGAAATTCTGAAAGATGCTTCAGCTACTGCTATTTATGGTACTAATGGTGCTAATGGTGTAATCCTTATTACTACCAAACGGGGTAACACCGGTAAACCAACTATTCGTTATAATGGATATCTTGGTATTGAGGATTTCACAAATAAACTTGACTTCTGTAATGGTGAACAAATTATTCAGCGTTATAAAGACTATGTAAGTCAGAATCCTGGTGAAACATTATTCGACGGATATGTTAAGAACCAGTATGAATCGGATAATTACCAGAAAGGCTTGACTACTGATTGGATTGATGCCGTTTCTCAAACAGGTATTATTCAAAACCATAATGTCAATATTGCCGGTGGAGCGGAAAATGTGAAATATTATGTGTCTGCTGATTATATAGATCAAAAAGGTATTATTAAAGGCTTCAATTATAAACGTTTCTCGGTTCGTACTAATCTTGATATGAATGTAACTGATTATCTTACTGTGGGTACCAATACATATATCGTATCGCATAATCGCGATGGTGGAAGAGCTAATCTTCTTATGGCGGAAGCAATGAGTCCTTATGCTAAAATGTATAATGAAGACGGTAGTTACTGCATTAACCCGATGTATAGTGAAACGTTGTTTACCAATCCATTGATGTGGACAACAACTAATCCTGAACGTCGTCAATTCAATTTAAATATCAATGGCTATGCTGAAATGGATTTTGGCAAACTATTGAAGCCTCTCGCAGGCTTGAAATATAAATTTAACGGAGGCTTTGCTTATGTGCCTAAGCGTACTAATGAGTATGAAGGGAAATCAGTAAACAAGAATTCGGGATGGGGCAGAATTAAGAATGAAGAAACGCAAAGTTATACCATTGAGAATATTCTTTCTTATACTCGTGATCTCGGTAAACATCATGTAGATCTTACGGCATTGTATGCTGCTTCACGTAAAAAATATCAAAGTTCCACAGCGGAGGCTGAGAAATTTATTAATGATGACCAAGAATGGAATAATATGGGTAGCGCTGAAACACAAAAGGTCGGTTCTTATACTGATTTGTATACTACAGTGTCTCAAATGGGGCGTTTTAACTATTCATACGATAGTTGTTATTTGTTTACCTTTACTGTACGTCGTGATGGCTCTTCTGTATTTGGCGATAATAATAAATATGGAACCTTTCCTTCGGTGGCTTTAGGTTGGAACATTGCTCGTGAAAACTTTATGGCGAAAGCAAACGACTGGCTTAATACACTTAAATTACGTCTTTCTTATGGTAAGGCTGGCAATGAGGCCATAGGGGTATATCAATCCCGTATGAAAATGGAGAGTGGGATGCTGACCATGAATGGTAGTAGTACAGCGGCTTTATGGCTTAATGACCTTATGGGCAACAATGATTTGAGCTGGGAAACAACTAAAAGTTTTAATATTGGTTTGGATTTCGGGTTGTGGAATAATCGTGTGAATGGTAATGTGGATATGTATTTTTCTAAAACAAATGATTTATTGCTAAAGCGTAGTTTACCTAAAATATCCGGTTACAATACAGTTTATACGAATATGGGAGAGACATTTAATAAAGGTCTTGAAGTCACTTTAAACTCTCGTAATATTGCAAAGAAAGACTTTACATGGAATTCGACACTCGTGTTTTCGTGGAATAAAAATGAAATTAAAGACTTGTACGGTGATGGAAAAGACGATTTAGGTAATCGTTGGTTTTTGGGACATCCGATAAGTGTTATTTATGACTATGTTAAGGTTGGTGTCTGGCAAACAGATGAAATAGCATCCGGATTACACAAAAATTGGGATCCTATCGCTGAGGCTGGCGATATTAAGTTGGCTGATATTAGTGGAGCGGATGGAAAACCAGATGGAAAGATAGATGATTATGACCGTAAAATACAAGGTCAGACTACTCCAAAATGGATTGGTGGTTTAACGAATACCTTTACTTATAAAGATTTAACTTTGAGTGTGTTTATCCAAACCGTACAAGGTCTGAAAAAAAATAATTCCTTAATCGGCATTGCAGGTGATGAAATGGGGCGCCGTAATACTACAACTGAAGTGGGTTATTGGACACCTGAAAATAAGAGCAATGAATGGCGTTCGTTGCGTAAGAATTCAAATAAACATGGTTATGAATTCCCTAGCGACGCAAGTTTTACTCGCATAAAAGATATCACATTAAGCTATAACCTTCCAAAAAGTGCTATTAGCAAGATTGGACTAGACGCCCTGCAAATGTATGTTAGCGGACGTAATCTTTTTACTTTTACAGACTGGATTGGTTGGGATCCTGAAGCACGTCAGATTTCTCGGGGAAGCAGTTCGTGGGATAGTACACGCGGTGAAAGAGTTTATGACAACAGTAACTATCCATCAACAAAGAGTTTTGTATTTGGTATAAATGTAACATTCTAA
- a CDS encoding type II toxin-antitoxin system HigB family toxin → MRIFTEQALRDYVESHPDAKVALQEWTTIVKQNKWTCFADVKKTFNSVDNVGNQRYVFNIKGNNYRLVVVIKFTIKFVYIRFIGTHKEYDKIDCSTI, encoded by the coding sequence ATGAGAATATTTACAGAACAAGCTCTACGAGATTATGTAGAAAGCCATCCAGATGCAAAGGTGGCTTTGCAAGAGTGGACTACAATAGTCAAACAAAACAAGTGGACTTGTTTTGCCGATGTGAAGAAGACATTTAATAGCGTTGATAACGTAGGCAATCAACGTTATGTTTTCAATATAAAGGGTAATAACTATCGCTTGGTAGTCGTTATCAAGTTTACAATTAAGTTCGTGTATATTCGCTTTATTGGTACTCATAAAGAATATGATAAAATAGATTGTTCAACCATTTAA
- a CDS encoding helix-turn-helix domain-containing protein, whose amino-acid sequence MTRIENQAQYEWAIKRVEELLPLVTDNTPLDDPNSIELELFSNLVADYSEEHFALGEPSLVEVLKLRMYEMNLNQKSLSKLIGVSPSRLSDYISGKCEPTLKVAREISRKLNIDANIVLGI is encoded by the coding sequence ATGACAAGGATAGAAAATCAAGCTCAGTATGAATGGGCTATTAAAAGAGTTGAAGAACTTCTTCCATTGGTAACTGACAATACCCCTTTAGATGATCCGAATAGTATCGAGTTGGAACTTTTTTCTAACTTGGTCGCTGATTACTCAGAAGAGCACTTTGCCTTGGGAGAACCTTCATTAGTGGAGGTTCTTAAACTTCGTATGTATGAAATGAATCTAAACCAGAAGTCTCTATCTAAATTGATTGGTGTTAGCCCCTCACGTCTTAGTGATTATATTTCCGGCAAATGTGAGCCTACACTGAAAGTGGCTCGTGAAATTAGCCGAAAGTTGAATATAGATGCTAATATTGTGCTGGGAATATAA